Proteins encoded together in one Quercus lobata isolate SW786 chromosome 3, ValleyOak3.0 Primary Assembly, whole genome shotgun sequence window:
- the LOC115980404 gene encoding uncharacterized protein LOC115980404, giving the protein MDDLSSHWKSLSLSEKEGPSLTLKSDQATTEFSMMARFLVKHSINLDAIANTFNPLWRSKTGFRMKFIGDHLILFSFDSKEDVDRILAAKPWSFDKHIMVILRYNNSAVVNISDMATVSFWVQVHDIPLRFRNKDVAEYIYGAMGFVLQPENLNDCDGGSFIRVRVALNISLPLCQGRLITLDNDEVHWVSFKYERLPNLCYWCGCLTYSDKDYERWIESEGSQSKEDQHFGSWLRAAPFMASRKSFLSVSGFYASKKARKSSQTHAGAQT; this is encoded by the coding sequence ATGGATGACTTGTCAAGCCATTGGAAATCCCTCTCACTATCAGAGAAGGAAGGTCCAAGCCTAACCTTGAAGTCCGACCAAGCTACTACAGAGTTCTCCATGATGGCCCGATTCCTCGTGAAACACTCTATCAACCTCGACGCCATTGCTAACACTTTCAACCCCCTGTGGAGATCAAAAACAGGTTTTAGGATGAAGTTCATCGGAGACCATCTTATTCTTTTCTCCTTTGACTCCAAAGAAGATGTTGACAGAATCCTTGCAGCTAAGCCCTGGAGTTTTGACAAGCACATCATGGTGATTTTGAGATATAACAACTCAGCTGTTGTTAATATCTCGGACATGGCCACAGTGTCGTTCTGGGTGCAAGTGCACGACATCCCACTACGCTTTAGAAATAAAGATGTAGCTGAATATATTTACGGGGCTATGGGCTTTGTTCTCCAACCTGAGAACTTGAATGACTGCGACGGGGGTAGCTTTATACGGGTTCGTGTAGCCTTAAACATTTCCCTCCCTCTATGTCAAGGTCGGCTTATCACCCTAGACAACGATGAGGTTCATTGGGTCTCGTTCAAGTATGAACGCCTCCCAAACTTGTGCTATTGGTGCGGGTGCCTCACCTATTCGGATAAGGATTATGAAAGATGGATAGAAAGCGAAGGATCTCAAAGTAAGGAAGACCAACATTTCGGTTCTTGGTTGAGAGCAGCACCTTTCATGGCCTCAAGAAAAAgctttctctctgtttcgggCTTCTACGCTAGTAAGAAAGCTAGAAAATCCAGTCAAACCCATGCTGGAGCTCAAACCTAG